From Leptospira ryugenii, a single genomic window includes:
- a CDS encoding methyl-accepting chemotaxis protein — MEEKLQMILRQRRRKIDIFFVWVFILHTPVVYLFSLGYGSTLLVSTASFLLSLISLFFFFIAKDTLFLRVWNAVTTMLFSAVLIQAQAGRIEMHFHVFSGLAILFIYEDWKILPVAALTIALHHLIGNYIQEAGVSVFGSPLIVYGYGTGLEIVFIHAIFVVFETAVLAFFSYRSYLELKTQVTLQNNLETVMSGVREAVDAVTEGSNHFSKNSDIISKQLHEFDISFRSQSSSMESISASTEQTSAASQLILNGSQEQIKEVKAVDALNSKLFQLTSGFVDSLEGMRAKIQESADRVRKTEIEFIDLYKSMQIAVDDSDRMEEILELISGIADKVNLLSLNASIEAARAGDAGRGFAVVAAEISKLADSTAEATKNISNISSKIKQAIQLSFSKSNSINQTVETFVRSIIASEDGIRHLAESIQSNLRAFEDQKDALDVLLKIAEEMSLSTKEQTQSLADISSAIAQLNENTQNHLQMTMELVTKIDTADGIFKSLRHSIQHLKQTIEDDEEKFLSK; from the coding sequence ATGGAAGAAAAACTTCAGATGATCTTAAGGCAGAGGAGAAGAAAGATCGATATTTTCTTCGTTTGGGTGTTTATCTTGCACACTCCTGTCGTCTACCTATTTTCTTTAGGCTATGGTTCAACTCTCCTTGTTAGCACTGCATCCTTTTTGCTATCACTCATATCTCTCTTTTTCTTTTTTATCGCAAAAGATACACTTTTCCTAAGGGTTTGGAATGCTGTCACGACTATGCTCTTCAGCGCCGTGTTGATCCAAGCCCAAGCGGGAAGGATCGAAATGCATTTCCATGTATTCTCTGGCCTTGCCATTTTATTTATCTACGAAGATTGGAAGATTCTCCCTGTGGCTGCACTCACCATCGCATTGCACCACCTAATCGGCAATTATATCCAAGAGGCAGGAGTATCCGTTTTTGGTAGTCCTTTGATCGTCTATGGCTATGGAACTGGTTTAGAGATTGTTTTCATTCATGCCATTTTTGTTGTATTTGAAACCGCGGTGCTTGCCTTTTTTTCCTACCGATCTTATCTAGAATTGAAAACACAAGTGACCTTACAAAATAATTTAGAAACAGTTATGTCTGGAGTTCGTGAAGCCGTTGATGCTGTTACAGAAGGATCCAATCATTTTTCCAAAAATTCAGATATCATATCAAAACAATTGCATGAGTTTGACATCTCCTTTCGTAGCCAATCTAGTTCCATGGAATCTATTTCTGCCTCTACAGAACAAACATCTGCTGCAAGCCAACTCATCTTAAATGGCTCACAAGAACAAATTAAGGAGGTGAAAGCAGTAGATGCGCTAAATTCCAAATTATTTCAACTCACCTCTGGATTTGTAGATTCCCTCGAAGGTATGCGGGCAAAGATCCAAGAATCTGCAGACCGAGTGCGAAAAACGGAAATCGAATTTATAGATCTCTACAAATCAATGCAAATAGCTGTGGATGATTCAGATAGGATGGAAGAAATATTGGAATTGATTTCTGGTATAGCAGATAAAGTCAACCTTCTCTCCTTGAATGCCTCTATCGAAGCAGCAAGGGCTGGCGATGCGGGAAGAGGATTCGCAGTGGTAGCCGCCGAAATATCTAAGTTAGCTGACTCTACTGCGGAAGCAACCAAGAATATTTCGAATATTTCATCCAAGATTAAACAAGCGATTCAATTGAGTTTTTCAAAATCAAATTCAATTAACCAAACAGTCGAAACATTTGTCCGCTCTATCATCGCTTCTGAAGATGGGATCCGACACCTTGCTGAATCGATCCAATCTAACTTACGTGCTTTCGAAGACCAAAAAGATGCCTTGGATGTTTTATTAAAAATTGCTGAGGAGATGAGTCTTTCCACGAAAGAACAAACACAAAGTTTGGCAGATATTTCTTCTGCCATTGCCCAATTGAATGAAAATACCCAAAACCATTTACAAATGACGATGGAGTTAGTGACAAAGATTGATACGGCCGATGGTATTTTTAAATCGCTTAGACATTCGATACAACACTTGAAACAAACCATTGAAGATGATGAAGAAAAGTTTTTATCTAAATAA
- a CDS encoding DoxX family protein yields MKWIGTGLLGFTTLGCLVFGGMKVIGAEQMLQNMANLHYGEGFTRLLGLLEVVLGISIWFSKYRLPSLVILFGIFSGAIGSHLGHGDVLPSIAPASLFFVMTLVLFFLHPRTQFGISES; encoded by the coding sequence ATGAAATGGATAGGTACTGGATTATTAGGCTTTACGACTTTGGGTTGTCTTGTCTTTGGGGGCATGAAGGTAATCGGAGCAGAACAGATGCTGCAAAACATGGCGAATCTTCACTACGGTGAGGGATTCACTCGACTCTTGGGTCTCTTAGAGGTAGTTCTTGGGATCAGCATTTGGTTTTCGAAATACCGTTTGCCCAGTTTGGTTATACTCTTTGGAATCTTTTCAGGAGCCATTGGATCTCATTTAGGCCACGGAGATGTTCTTCCCTCCATCGCACCCGCGAGTCTCTTTTTTGTGATGACTTTGGTATTGTTTTTCCTTCACCCAAGGACACAATTTGGTATCTCTGAAAGTTAA
- a CDS encoding RrF2 family transcriptional regulator, with translation MVETKFAVSIHLLTALAYNPGKWMSSEELSKSLCTNPSFVRKLIVDLARAELIQSLRGKAGGVQLAKKPSSIDLSEIYLAVSEHNRIEIPHKEPYTDCPVSCAMGNILSKVSTKVEEDIIQSLKKTKLSELVQQVPKQS, from the coding sequence ATGGTTGAGACCAAGTTTGCCGTCAGTATCCATCTACTCACTGCCCTCGCCTACAATCCTGGGAAATGGATGAGCTCCGAGGAGCTGTCCAAAAGTCTTTGCACCAACCCGAGCTTTGTGCGGAAGCTGATAGTAGATTTAGCGCGAGCAGAGCTGATCCAATCTCTTCGTGGAAAGGCAGGAGGAGTGCAATTGGCAAAAAAGCCTTCATCGATTGATCTATCTGAAATATATCTTGCCGTTTCAGAACACAATCGGATCGAAATTCCTCACAAAGAGCCATATACAGATTGCCCAGTGAGTTGTGCTATGGGAAATATCTTGTCAAAGGTTTCTACAAAAGTAGAAGAGGATATCATCCAATCACTTAAGAAAACAAAATTAAGTGAACTCGTACAACAAGTACCAAAACAATCTTAG
- a CDS encoding methyl-accepting chemotaxis protein → MIEKVLSHYRLKLQFTFLLSALGIPLIVFFLYGVHSAYDQYLISENVVNLVRFSKSIAKVIHETQKERGKSNIYAAAFNANVKAELDQQRKIADTEWAGLEKLSSEEFTDKTFALKRIRSVWLNERDRLDTFGRTPEEIQKEYTAILTDLLKLAELQTAAGESVYSDRIRQMNLFFLWKDSAGQLRSNLNVSLTKKEFTKERYNLCLSALAQMQFITALFENSSISSRVKDFVKQYYEGKYLDITTFLSEQRDRLPEISQEEWWKISTEKMDLLQSFILSEADLLLQEAEMERTANLNFLLFFTLLSSFAFAISFFIAQSVAGRINRELGLVSLAMKESENGKLNIWKAKEGKDEISSLSRSFSSLSTIYRDLITQLQGNVQETKSISDECVSLADNFQKTSLSIASGSEEISAASEEILSQTDSVKMAIENSEKNVQNIKTDILRSSQIASEINRLIQRLSQNADVLEANAQHGSQMMVQLKRQMSDIQNHSVEINQVLKMIYEISGKTNLLSLNAAIEAARAGESGRGFAVVADSIANLAQNSANSVKQIETIIQKLNDSISIGASNIEENLNSLEKINSSTSDNHNQIKEVSNQVETSVESANLIETQILEISERFLEIKQATEENSEAIKSIQQGISAMSEEAEELSRDTTHLRGRMNLLEESNQNLLNRISFFKT, encoded by the coding sequence ATGATCGAAAAAGTATTATCTCATTACAGGCTTAAACTTCAATTTACCTTTCTCTTATCAGCACTTGGTATCCCACTCATTGTCTTCTTTCTATACGGAGTGCACAGTGCCTATGATCAGTATCTAATCTCTGAAAATGTTGTGAATCTAGTTCGGTTTTCAAAATCCATCGCCAAAGTCATCCATGAAACACAGAAAGAAAGAGGCAAAAGCAATATCTATGCAGCAGCTTTCAATGCCAATGTAAAGGCTGAGCTAGACCAACAAAGAAAAATAGCAGATACGGAGTGGGCCGGCCTGGAAAAACTCTCCTCGGAAGAGTTTACCGATAAAACATTTGCTTTGAAACGGATCCGTTCGGTCTGGTTGAATGAACGTGATCGATTGGATACATTCGGTAGAACACCCGAAGAAATCCAAAAAGAGTATACAGCCATATTAACAGATCTCTTGAAACTAGCCGAACTACAAACGGCGGCCGGTGAGTCAGTGTATTCTGATCGTATCCGCCAAATGAATCTATTTTTCCTTTGGAAAGATAGTGCGGGACAACTCCGCTCCAATCTAAATGTTTCCTTAACAAAAAAAGAGTTCACAAAGGAAAGATACAACCTTTGCCTTTCTGCACTTGCCCAGATGCAATTCATTACGGCTCTTTTTGAAAACTCCAGCATCTCCTCACGGGTAAAAGATTTTGTGAAACAATACTATGAAGGGAAGTATTTAGACATTACCACCTTCTTATCCGAACAGAGAGACCGACTCCCAGAGATCAGCCAAGAAGAGTGGTGGAAAATCTCTACAGAAAAGATGGACCTACTCCAAAGCTTTATTCTCTCCGAAGCAGACCTTCTCCTCCAAGAGGCTGAAATGGAACGCACTGCCAACCTAAACTTCTTACTCTTTTTTACACTTCTCTCTAGCTTTGCCTTTGCTATCTCCTTTTTCATTGCACAAAGTGTTGCAGGAAGGATCAACCGAGAGCTAGGTTTGGTGTCCCTTGCTATGAAGGAATCAGAAAATGGAAAATTAAACATTTGGAAAGCAAAGGAAGGCAAGGATGAAATCTCAAGTCTCTCTCGCTCCTTCTCTTCCTTATCTACCATTTATCGAGATTTGATCACACAACTCCAAGGTAACGTGCAAGAGACAAAGAGCATCAGTGATGAATGTGTTTCCTTAGCAGACAACTTCCAAAAAACTTCACTTTCGATTGCTTCGGGTTCCGAAGAAATCTCTGCCGCTTCCGAAGAGATTTTATCCCAAACAGATTCCGTAAAAATGGCCATCGAAAACTCGGAAAAGAACGTTCAAAATATCAAAACAGATATATTAAGATCGAGCCAGATCGCATCCGAAATCAATCGGCTCATCCAAAGGCTATCGCAAAACGCAGACGTACTGGAAGCTAATGCACAGCACGGCTCACAGATGATGGTCCAACTCAAACGACAGATGTCAGATATCCAAAACCATTCGGTTGAGATCAACCAAGTACTCAAAATGATCTATGAGATCTCTGGCAAAACAAACCTCTTGTCTTTAAATGCGGCTATTGAAGCGGCACGTGCCGGTGAATCTGGTAGAGGATTTGCTGTGGTTGCTGATAGCATTGCCAACTTAGCTCAGAATTCGGCAAACTCTGTAAAACAAATTGAAACCATTATCCAAAAGTTGAATGATTCCATAAGCATAGGTGCCTCCAATATCGAAGAAAATCTAAACTCTTTAGAAAAGATCAACAGTAGCACAAGTGACAACCACAACCAAATCAAAGAGGTCTCCAACCAAGTGGAAACATCCGTGGAATCAGCCAATTTGATTGAGACCCAAATCCTCGAAATTTCAGAACGATTTTTAGAAATCAAACAAGCAACGGAAGAAAATAGCGAAGCCATCAAATCCATACAGCAAGGCATCAGTGCTATGTCAGAGGAAGCAGAAGAGCTAAGTAGAGACACCACTCACTTAAGAGGACGCATGAATCTCTTAGAGGAAAGTAACCAAAACCTATTGAATCGTATTTCCTTTTTCAAAACTTGA
- a CDS encoding PAS domain-containing sensor histidine kinase, whose translation MKPETTLGAIIDKLPVMYLQYTFYPDGTSQIFYVSDAVRDIYGIEPEKALQDASLLWYQIDPEHISVLLDKINQSAKLDKSWSHVWKIRQKTGKQLWVYGQATPERQSDGSILWNSITLDITEYQSHQERLIQNASISKAILDQIPDAIFSLDRNLCYTSFNESHRQYMKSLYGHDISIGQNAIALLPEGEIRDSALEKLKKAFAGEIVSETAFHGNSEDARQAFELRHNPIYDQHQSVIGVAILAIENTDQVKTWKELEELNHKLKDSNAELKSIELELQKQKDALEQSERKYRQLVESQTEFVTLSDPDTKIEFANAALQKALGLAESEILGKRWKDFAIPEDLHMIEEKILSLDPDHHIFLWENRDKRANGELGWTAWINQGIFDEGGNLIKIHSVGRDITELKNSYQQALDLLSVSSEQNKKLKNFTYIVSHNLRSHSANIKGILELLQLSVDPEEKNKLFDLLHFSANRLEETIHNLNEILTIQENNLRIMVRINLGNEIKKTLDVLTNVIASTKCTIHLEIEHNIFVKVIPAYLESVLLNVIGNAIKYRSPVRDPKVWIRTEETAEYLVLQIEDNGLGIDLSKYENKIFGMYKTFHGNEDAKGFGLYLAKTQMESMGGKINVQSEVNKGSTFSIYFQK comes from the coding sequence ATGAAGCCTGAAACCACCTTAGGAGCAATTATAGATAAACTCCCCGTAATGTATTTACAATATACATTTTATCCGGATGGTACAAGTCAGATATTTTATGTGAGCGATGCTGTACGTGATATATATGGTATCGAACCAGAAAAGGCATTACAAGATGCTTCCCTATTGTGGTACCAGATTGACCCAGAGCATATCTCAGTGCTGTTAGACAAAATCAACCAATCAGCAAAACTAGACAAGAGTTGGTCACATGTTTGGAAGATACGTCAAAAGACAGGCAAACAGCTTTGGGTGTATGGGCAGGCAACGCCGGAAAGACAATCGGATGGCTCTATCCTTTGGAATTCAATCACTCTGGACATCACAGAATACCAATCCCACCAAGAAAGACTGATCCAAAATGCATCAATTAGCAAAGCGATTTTAGACCAAATCCCGGATGCCATCTTCTCCTTGGACAGAAACTTATGTTATACCTCATTTAATGAAAGCCATAGACAATATATGAAATCACTGTATGGCCATGACATTTCCATCGGACAAAATGCCATTGCACTACTTCCAGAAGGAGAGATCCGCGATTCCGCATTGGAAAAACTCAAAAAAGCCTTTGCAGGTGAGATCGTTTCAGAAACCGCCTTCCATGGAAATTCCGAAGATGCAAGGCAAGCTTTTGAACTCAGGCACAATCCCATCTATGACCAACACCAATCTGTCATTGGTGTCGCCATTCTAGCCATTGAAAATACAGACCAAGTCAAAACTTGGAAAGAGTTAGAAGAGCTCAATCATAAATTAAAAGATTCTAATGCAGAATTGAAATCAATAGAGCTTGAATTACAAAAACAAAAAGATGCACTCGAACAAAGCGAACGCAAATACCGTCAACTTGTCGAATCCCAAACTGAATTCGTTACCTTATCTGATCCCGATACCAAGATAGAATTTGCAAATGCCGCCTTACAAAAAGCATTGGGACTTGCCGAGAGTGAGATACTCGGGAAACGATGGAAGGACTTTGCGATTCCCGAAGACTTACACATGATAGAAGAAAAGATATTGAGTCTTGATCCAGACCATCATATTTTTCTTTGGGAAAATCGCGACAAAAGGGCAAATGGTGAGTTGGGTTGGACAGCATGGATCAACCAAGGCATCTTTGATGAAGGTGGAAATCTCATCAAAATCCACTCGGTCGGACGGGATATTACCGAACTAAAAAATTCTTACCAACAAGCACTTGACCTCCTCTCTGTTAGTTCAGAGCAGAATAAAAAACTAAAAAACTTTACTTACATTGTTTCACACAATCTTCGTTCCCATTCTGCCAATATCAAAGGCATATTAGAACTTTTACAATTGTCTGTAGACCCAGAAGAAAAAAACAAACTATTTGACCTCTTACATTTTAGTGCGAATCGATTGGAGGAAACAATCCACAATCTAAATGAAATTTTAACCATCCAAGAGAATAACCTTCGGATCATGGTAAGAATCAATCTAGGTAATGAGATCAAAAAAACCCTAGATGTACTGACAAATGTCATTGCAAGTACAAAATGTACGATCCATTTAGAGATCGAACACAACATTTTCGTAAAAGTTATCCCTGCCTACCTGGAAAGTGTTCTTCTCAATGTGATTGGCAATGCCATTAAATACAGAAGCCCAGTCAGAGATCCGAAAGTATGGATTCGAACTGAGGAAACTGCAGAGTATTTGGTATTGCAGATTGAAGATAACGGATTGGGAATTGATCTTTCGAAATATGAAAACAAAATCTTTGGTATGTACAAAACCTTCCATGGCAATGAAGATGCAAAGGGATTTGGACTTTACCTAGCTAAAACACAGATGGAATCAATGGGTGGAAAGATAAACGTTCAAAGTGAGGTAAACAAAGGATCTACATTTTCCATCTATTTCCAAAAATAA
- a CDS encoding dimethylarginine dimethylaminohydrolase family protein — MAVFNEYGKLKEVILGISSKIYSHDELPKEMVSGLRIRDRLLYPIAHFLFGDRPLPHYLTKQYETELNILEKVLKNHGVIVHRLEAIEPKQEEPRGLIQMFARDPAMMIGNHFLFGNLQIPMRKKERRGYHSLLTSFQSKVIKIDSIDLDSDTFLEGGDVLLDYPYVFVGVNTYASNEKGIEWLQRKLGNRYTVVPVYLSDPTIMHLDCCLTLIGKNLAIIHKNSIKLPLPFPLNQYDFIELDDDERKELAGNVLVLDPKTIILQKRHSKLQTKLEEKGFKVISLEFTEHANSHGAFRCATCPVDRETMQSKHLKGDLLWGFLTF, encoded by the coding sequence ATGGCTGTCTTCAATGAATATGGCAAATTAAAAGAAGTAATTCTTGGGATCTCATCAAAAATCTATTCCCATGATGAATTGCCCAAAGAAATGGTATCTGGTTTAAGGATTAGGGATAGATTGCTCTATCCAATTGCTCATTTCTTATTTGGTGATAGGCCACTCCCCCATTACCTAACAAAACAATACGAAACAGAACTCAATATCCTAGAAAAAGTTTTAAAAAATCATGGTGTCATAGTCCATCGTTTAGAGGCAATCGAACCAAAACAAGAAGAACCAAGAGGTTTGATCCAGATGTTTGCCAGAGATCCCGCAATGATGATTGGAAATCATTTTCTATTTGGGAATTTGCAAATACCGATGCGAAAAAAAGAAAGGAGAGGCTATCATTCTCTTCTCACCTCATTCCAATCAAAAGTTATCAAAATAGATTCAATCGATCTAGATTCGGATACTTTTTTAGAAGGCGGCGATGTGTTGCTTGATTATCCTTACGTGTTTGTTGGGGTAAATACCTATGCATCCAATGAAAAGGGGATAGAATGGTTACAGAGAAAACTGGGCAATCGATACACTGTTGTTCCTGTTTATCTTTCCGATCCTACGATTATGCATCTAGATTGTTGCTTAACTTTGATCGGCAAAAACCTGGCTATCATCCATAAAAATTCCATCAAACTCCCTCTTCCTTTCCCACTCAACCAATATGATTTCATTGAGTTAGATGATGATGAGAGAAAGGAGCTTGCGGGAAATGTTTTGGTCCTAGATCCAAAAACCATCATTCTACAAAAAAGACATAGCAAACTACAAACAAAACTGGAAGAAAAAGGATTTAAAGTAATCAGTTTAGAATTTACGGAACATGCAAACTCGCATGGCGCATTTCGATGTGCAACCTGTCCGGTTGATCGTGAAACAATGCAATCCAAACATCTAAAAGGAGATTTGTTATGGGGATTTTTGACTTTTTAA
- a CDS encoding Crp/Fnr family transcriptional regulator, which produces MPNHEVIGCPIENKMIPWIDTNALQDQSYFFRMNAKTNQILKDYVASIEQIWDSLPLAIVEEFSNHSNMVFYPKNTYIMSAGEICRYLYVIESGGAWKFYTNNGIKIPTDFAFTKEIIFSFQSYTTQSPSIEYIQTLEDSYIQQIEYGVFEEFRKKYPILSQLDTLFLEYQILRLEDRLQALQFNTAEQRLLWLLQRESKLFDKVPQKHIAAYLGMTLETLVRLKKRINTKS; this is translated from the coding sequence ATGCCAAATCATGAGGTTATTGGTTGCCCTATTGAAAATAAAATGATACCCTGGATCGATACGAATGCATTGCAGGACCAGAGCTATTTTTTCCGAATGAATGCCAAAACAAATCAAATTTTAAAAGACTATGTAGCTTCCATAGAGCAAATCTGGGATTCTCTACCATTAGCGATTGTGGAAGAATTTAGCAATCATTCAAATATGGTCTTTTATCCAAAAAACACATACATCATGAGTGCCGGCGAGATTTGTCGATATTTGTATGTTATTGAAAGCGGAGGAGCCTGGAAATTTTATACGAACAATGGAATCAAAATTCCGACCGATTTTGCTTTTACAAAAGAGATCATCTTTTCTTTCCAAAGTTACACAACCCAATCTCCCTCAATAGAATATATCCAAACACTAGAAGATAGCTATATTCAACAAATCGAATATGGAGTCTTCGAAGAATTTAGAAAGAAATATCCAATACTATCGCAATTAGATACATTATTTTTAGAATATCAGATTCTAAGATTAGAAGATCGATTGCAAGCTCTTCAATTTAACACAGCAGAGCAAAGGTTACTTTGGCTTTTACAGAGAGAATCAAAATTATTTGATAAGGTACCACAAAAACACATTGCAGCTTATCTTGGAATGACCTTAGAAACTCTAGTTCGCTTAAAAAAAAGAATCAATACCAAATCATGA
- a CDS encoding cryptochrome/deoxyribodipyrimidine photo-lyase family protein, protein MLHTPYTLLWFKRDLRWTEHPALGGAIALGLPIYPFFLWEPEWESDPSTDIRHLRFVWESIQDLKSSQSPKPGNFFLHRESSPKFFESIFRSSPPKFLVSHMEVGNDRTFQRDIRVQALCQTYGVKWIEYKQQFLVRGLRRGRKDWPAQWKEWMRSPMLQIPSERIIWKLDAIYPEFQANLKHHPKFQIGGEKEGKNIFSHFVEERVRRYSPCISKPEESRIHCSRLSPYLAWGNLSPKWVYQLTIKQQATSNRYLKNQMNRFLSRLFWRDHMIQKFESEPRIEKENFNRAFDQLVKAPDPRLLQLWEEGETGYPLVDACMKCLIETGYLNFRMRAMLVSFLTMVFWQDWRLGTNHLGRMFLDFEPGIHYFQFQMQAGTVGMHQLRMYNPYKQSMENDPDAIFIRKWLPEFQKTPIPEIHQWGKEQSLFAIAKRPYPAVNLDLALQRAKDVHFQFQKSIEVQKENKRIKQLHVNG, encoded by the coding sequence ATGTTACACACTCCCTATACTTTGTTATGGTTTAAGCGGGACCTCAGGTGGACAGAACACCCCGCATTGGGCGGTGCCATCGCGCTTGGTCTTCCTATCTATCCATTTTTTTTATGGGAGCCAGAGTGGGAGAGTGATCCAAGTACCGACATACGCCACCTACGCTTTGTTTGGGAGTCGATCCAAGATTTAAAGTCTAGCCAAAGTCCAAAACCTGGAAATTTCTTTCTTCATAGAGAATCTTCTCCAAAGTTTTTTGAAAGTATCTTTCGATCTTCTCCGCCTAAGTTTTTGGTTTCTCATATGGAAGTGGGAAATGATAGAACCTTCCAAAGAGATATCCGAGTCCAAGCTCTATGCCAAACATATGGTGTTAAATGGATTGAATATAAACAACAGTTTTTAGTACGCGGACTTCGCAGAGGAAGAAAGGATTGGCCTGCGCAGTGGAAGGAATGGATGAGGAGCCCTATGCTCCAAATTCCCTCGGAAAGGATCATCTGGAAATTGGATGCAATCTATCCTGAGTTCCAAGCAAATCTTAAGCATCATCCGAAATTCCAAATAGGAGGAGAAAAGGAGGGAAAGAATATCTTTTCCCATTTTGTAGAAGAAAGAGTTCGGCGGTATAGTCCTTGTATCTCAAAACCAGAAGAGAGCCGTATTCATTGCTCAAGACTTTCTCCTTACTTAGCTTGGGGCAATCTCTCTCCGAAATGGGTCTACCAATTAACAATAAAACAACAGGCAACTAGCAATCGTTATTTAAAAAATCAAATGAATCGTTTTTTATCTCGTTTATTTTGGCGAGATCACATGATACAAAAGTTTGAGTCGGAACCAAGGATTGAGAAAGAGAATTTTAATAGAGCCTTTGATCAACTCGTAAAGGCTCCTGATCCGAGATTGTTGCAACTTTGGGAGGAAGGTGAGACAGGTTATCCTTTAGTGGATGCCTGTATGAAATGTTTAATTGAAACAGGCTACCTAAACTTTCGGATGCGAGCTATGTTAGTGTCTTTTTTAACAATGGTTTTTTGGCAGGACTGGCGATTGGGTACAAACCATCTCGGAAGGATGTTTTTAGATTTTGAGCCTGGAATTCATTACTTTCAATTCCAGATGCAAGCAGGTACTGTTGGCATGCACCAATTGAGAATGTACAATCCGTACAAACAAAGTATGGAAAATGATCCAGATGCTATCTTTATCCGAAAGTGGTTACCAGAATTCCAAAAAACTCCCATACCTGAGATTCACCAATGGGGAAAGGAACAATCACTGTTTGCGATTGCAAAAAGACCATACCCTGCCGTAAATCTTGACCTCGCCTTACAAAGAGCAAAAGATGTTCACTTTCAATTCCAAAAGAGTATAGAGGTGCAAAAAGAAAACAAAAGGATAAAACAATTGCATGTCAATGGATAG
- a CDS encoding TetR/AcrR family transcriptional regulator produces MEKVKPKTQKRAYHHGDLYETLIRTAEKWIQDRGMEAFSLRACAKAAGVAHSAPGHYFKDVSEILTEIAARGFERLHAKIEEQKRKAPKESLLYNVCFAYVSFAMETPKLFPLIFHSDRVDRGQERFQRAGELAFRELALAIDPDKTQRQKNYDKLLFVWSQIHGLAMLSIDGPMVPVGGNRKGLDIAPIQKSIRTLVSLLETW; encoded by the coding sequence TTGGAAAAAGTTAAGCCAAAAACGCAAAAACGAGCCTACCACCACGGTGACCTCTACGAAACTCTGATTCGTACAGCCGAGAAATGGATTCAGGACCGAGGTATGGAAGCCTTTTCGTTACGTGCTTGTGCGAAAGCTGCTGGTGTTGCTCATAGTGCACCTGGCCATTACTTTAAGGACGTATCTGAGATACTCACGGAAATTGCAGCTAGAGGATTCGAGAGATTGCACGCAAAGATTGAGGAGCAGAAGCGGAAAGCGCCCAAAGAAAGTCTTTTGTACAATGTTTGTTTCGCTTACGTAAGCTTTGCCATGGAAACACCCAAACTTTTTCCCTTGATCTTTCATTCTGATCGCGTAGACCGAGGACAGGAACGATTCCAAAGAGCAGGAGAACTTGCATTTCGGGAATTAGCATTGGCCATTGATCCCGACAAGACCCAGCGCCAAAAGAATTACGACAAACTTTTGTTTGTTTGGAGCCAAATTCATGGATTGGCAATGCTTTCGATTGATGGCCCAATGGTGCCGGTAGGTGGAAACCGTAAGGGATTGGACATTGCCCCAATCCAAAAATCAATCCGTACCCTTGTATCCTTACTCGAAACTTGGTGA